A region of the bacterium genome:
CCGGATTTACTGTAAAATTCCTCGATTTATCAATTGATTCGCCTGCCTCTATTGAGATTGCCTCACCACTTGCGTTTGGTATCATATCTCTTACAACATCAAACAAGCTATCCTCATTTTGCCAATGATATTGGATATTAGTCTCAGTAAGCACAAATTGTAGTGTCCCACTTACCTGATTTTCACTTGTATTAGTGATGTGCGCATCAACTGTACCTTGCATTGTTGCCTGATTGTAGGAGCCACTGAGTGCAATTAAGAGCGGTGATGGTATGGTTTTGCGGGTATTGAACGCATTCCGATACTGGTTATAGTTGCCTGAACCTCCACCTACATAATTGAGAACGCCATCAAACCACATGTGAGGAATACTGGAGATATTGTAATAATTTGCTCTTGCCGAAGTCTCACTTGTTGAAAACGGATCATTAAGGTGATACTCCATCACAGCCATAGAGTCGCCTACTTCCTTTGATAACCTATGAATTGCCCTTGCTGAATAAGGACAACATCCACACCAAGTCGCAGTGAACCCTTCTGCTACTACCACTCTTTGCTCACCTCTCACATTTATAGTAAAACACAAAAAGATTGCCATCAATAAAATTTTGCCAACTTTCATCTCTCCTTCCTAGTTAAAATGCTTACCATATCAGCATTACCTACCTCCCCTCAGTCTCTATTCACCCTCATAAGCCCCACCTCCTTATCATCTTAATCATCTTATCCAACCCCCTCCAATCACTGTATCATTGGTATAAAATACAGCTAATTGACCCGGTGTTATAGCTCTTTGTGGGGTTTTGAATTTTACCAAGATTTCGTTTCCTTTATTTTGGATTATTTTAGCTTCTGCTGGCTTATGATTATATCTTATTTTTACATAAACATCCATCTCTTTGAAGTGATACCTCTTATCAAGCTTTCTAACACTTATCCAATTCAAGTCTGTAGCAACCAAGTGACTTGAATATAAATCAGCTTCATCTCCCACAGTAACTGTATTTGATTTAGAGTCTATCCGTGTAACATAAAACGGCTTATCACTCGGCTTCCTAATTCCTCTACGCTGTCCAATTGTATAGCCTATAATCCCATTGTGTTTACCTATAACTTTACCAGTTTTGTCAATGATAGCACCTTCCTTTAATCCCGACTTCACGGGAAAAGAAACTCTATTGCATATAAACTTAGCGTAGTCATTATCCGGAATAAAGCAAACTTCTTGTGATTCATTCTTTTCTGCTACTTTAAGTTGTAGTTGAGCAGCCATTTTTCTTACTTCCTCTTTTGTATAATTACCAAGAGGAAATAATGCCTTGCTTAAACTCTCTTGTGACAGCATAGCAAGAAA
Encoded here:
- a CDS encoding Omp28-related outer membrane protein — protein: MKVGKILLMAIFLCFTINVRGEQRVVVAEGFTATWCGCCPYSARAIHRLSKEVGDSMAVMEYHLNDPFSTSETSARANYYNISSIPHMWFDGVLNYVGGGSGNYNQYRNAFNTRKTIPSPLLIALSGSYNQATMQGTVDAHITNTSENQVSGTLQFVLTETNIQYHWQNEDSLFDVVRDMIPNASGEAISIEAGESIDKSRNFTVNPGWDADNCDIVVFVQAGSKEIYQGAKSHIMDLGIEENSNLKAQNSKFVESCGLEIYPNPFSKETHIVFSILHLAEDSNYLLRIYDITGRLVNSINSMSSTNSTTVTWDCKDGTGKFVESGVYFCQLIVGDRSIIKKMIVMR
- the mnmA gene encoding tRNA 2-thiouridine(34) synthase MnmA; translated protein: MPRVVVAMSGGVDSSTTAAILKQMGYEVIGFTMKLWDDGGSRLRSHLCCSVEDVYDAKRIAAQLGIPHYVINMKEAFKKEVVDYFVNEYLNGRTPNPCVVCNQKIKFGLLLGKAKSIGADFIATGHYAKVEWDSRIERYILKKGEDKSKEQSYFLAMLSQESLSKALFPLGNYTKEEVRKMAAQLQLKVAEKNESQEVCFIPDNDYAKFICNRVSFPVKSGLKEGAIIDKTGKVIGKHNGIIGYTIGQRRGIRKPSDKPFYVTRIDSKSNTVTVGDEADLYSSHLVATDLNWISVRKLDKRYHFKEMDVYVKIRYNHKPAEAKIIQNKGNEILVKFKTPQRAITPGQLAVFYTNDTVIGGGWIR